CCAACTCGATAAAAAGTTTTCTGTCCTCCGGAGTTATTTTTTTTCTAGGCAGTACCCTTCCAGTTGTTCTCATTCGTATAAAATCAGGAATTGTAATTCCTAAGGTGTCCGCATTTTCGGATACTGTTAGATATTCCGAAACGGTCATCCTTACGTTGACACGAATAGCTTTTAAGTCTTGTATTTTCTTTTTTGGTCTTGCCATAATCTTGGGGTTTGGGGAGCATCCCCAACAAGTCATGCGAACAAAGTGAGCAGTTTTTGCTTGCAAAAACATGGCTTGCTACATGACCTCCGATTAAAATTTAGTTTTGAACAGTATTTGGGCTTCTGTTTGTTACCCTCAAGATAATATTCCCCTCATTTCTTGGATAAGTGAATCAATGTCATCAGGGTGAAATAGAACCCTTCCTCCAAGTGGAATTTTTTTCAAAAGGCCTTTTTCAATCCAGGCATAAATTGTGGGCCTTGTTACCTGAAATTTTTTTACCAAGTCGGCAATGGTCAATAATTTGTCTTCAGTTGATTCTTCCTTAGAAGAGTTTTCAACGGGAATAGAATTGTTCTTTTGGGGATAATCGGCAGGTACGTATTCTTTTATCCCGTTATCGTCCATAATAAATATTCGTTTCATAATGAGCTGTTTTAAGGTTTACTTTATTGAACAAACCTAGCAGCATTGAACGATATTTTATCCGTTTGCTGTACACGCGATTATGTACGGCAAACAGATAGAAAGAAGTATTTTAATTGGCCGGGGAATATTGAAGATAGGGATGGAAAAGCCAAAAAGCTTTTTTATCGCTATCGTTATTTTTTTTCAAGGGGGTGGACGAAAAACGATAGATTTTTGTCCACTTCCGCAGAAAGGATGTTGTTCGGGTAAAGAAAAGAAAATAGCTTTATACCGGAAAGTTTGCAGATATTTGACTGCGCTTCTTTTTTCCCTAACCACAAAGGTTAAGTTTTAAAAAGCTATGTATAGCACTATCGCGTTATATATTGCTATAACCATAGTTTCATATGATTATATGGTCAAATGGAGCAATGTAGCTATTCAAGAGTTCGATGGAAGATTTTACCTCATGAATTGAGTTCAAGTCCTTATCGTAATATGTACTTCAGTATTGTATTTTTCTTGTCTTGAAACGAATCGATATCTTCTGGAGAAAAAATATTAATCGAAACTATTAAAAAGACCAGAAATGGGGCATTCTAGTACGAGCTTCTACGCTTTGGCGAAAGTGGCCCCTAAAACAGTCAATTAATATGACTTTCATAATAGACAAATAAATTTCGTTTAATTACCTATTTTTATTGTAATTGCGATGTGACATAACCATATTGTATTGGTTGCCTGAATCATAATCAACAATAAAAAGTGATGAAATTCTTTCGAAAAATCAGACAGAA
This genomic window from Maribacter sp. MJ134 contains:
- a CDS encoding plasmid mobilization protein; the protein is MARPKKKIQDLKAIRVNVRMTVSEYLTVSENADTLGITIPDFIRMRTTGRVLPRKKITPEDRKLFIELGRVGNNINQLTKKVHLGMNNTTVLTKQLSELERTLDILKSNIVNRDS
- a CDS encoding helix-turn-helix domain-containing protein, with the translated sequence MKRIFIMDDNGIKEYVPADYPQKNNSIPVENSSKEESTEDKLLTIADLVKKFQVTRPTIYAWIEKGLLKKIPLGGRVLFHPDDIDSLIQEMRGILS